The Mycobacterium paragordonae genome includes a region encoding these proteins:
- a CDS encoding sulfate/molybdate ABC transporter ATP-binding protein: MSDLQLRAVLAARGLDVEFSVAAGEVLAVLGPNGAGKSTALHVIAGLLRPDSGVVRLGDRVLTDTAAGVQVATHDRRVGLLMQDPLLFPHLRVGANVAFGPRTRRRLFSSGPAREAALHWLREVDAEELADRRPRQLSGGQAQRVAIARALAAEPELLLLDEPLTGLDVAAAASIRAVLRDVVGRTGCAVVLITHDLLDVFALADRVLVLESGKVAEIGAVAEVLAAPRSHFGARIAGVNLVGGTIGPDGALHSRSGLRWHGTTDVPLAAGQRAVAAFAPASVAVYPDLPHGSPRNTVEVTVAELDTRGPAVLVRGADQADGAPGLAASITPDAAAELHIAPGRRVWFSVKAAEVSLYPAPDGR, encoded by the coding sequence ATGAGCGATCTGCAGTTGCGTGCCGTGCTGGCCGCCCGGGGTCTGGATGTGGAGTTTTCGGTGGCCGCCGGCGAGGTACTGGCCGTCCTCGGCCCCAATGGCGCGGGCAAGTCGACGGCTCTGCATGTCATCGCCGGGCTGCTCCGGCCGGACTCCGGTGTGGTGCGGCTGGGGGACCGGGTGCTGACCGATACCGCGGCGGGAGTGCAGGTGGCCACCCATGACCGTCGGGTGGGGCTGCTGATGCAGGACCCGTTGCTGTTTCCGCATCTGCGGGTGGGCGCCAATGTGGCGTTCGGGCCGCGGACTCGTCGCCGCCTGTTCTCGTCGGGTCCGGCCCGGGAAGCGGCGCTGCACTGGCTGCGGGAAGTCGATGCCGAGGAGCTAGCCGACCGCAGGCCGCGCCAGCTGTCCGGCGGTCAGGCGCAGCGCGTCGCCATCGCACGAGCCCTGGCCGCCGAACCGGAACTCTTGCTGCTCGACGAGCCGCTGACCGGGCTCGATGTGGCAGCGGCGGCGTCGATCCGCGCGGTGCTGCGCGACGTGGTCGGTCGTACCGGCTGCGCCGTCGTCCTGATCACTCACGACTTACTCGATGTGTTCGCGCTGGCCGATCGCGTGCTGGTGCTCGAGTCCGGGAAAGTTGCCGAGATCGGAGCGGTCGCGGAGGTGCTGGCGGCGCCCAGGAGCCATTTCGGAGCACGCATCGCGGGCGTCAATCTGGTCGGCGGGACCATCGGCCCCGATGGCGCGCTGCACAGCCGGTCGGGTCTGCGCTGGCACGGCACCACCGACGTACCGCTCGCGGCAGGCCAGCGGGCGGTTGCGGCCTTCGCGCCGGCAAGTGTGGCTGTCTACCCTGACCTCCCCCACGGCAGTCCACGCAACACCGTCGAGGTGACCGTGGCGGAGTTGGACACCCGCGGCCCGGCGGTGCTGGTGCGCGGGGCGGACCAAGCAGACGGAGCACCCGGACTGGCAGCCAGCATCACCCCGGACGCCGCGGCCGAGCTGCACATCGCCCCGGGCCGGCGGGTGTGGTTCAGCGTCAAGGCCGCCGAGGTTTCGCTGTATCCGGCACCGGACGGCAGGTAG
- the modA gene encoding molybdate ABC transporter substrate-binding protein, which produces MRRSRVLAGLVAMLLVGSLTACSSGSRQGQDSRAVVVFAAASLKQVFTSIGEQFKSDNPGTTVTFNFAGSSELATQLIQGAAADVFASADTAQMDRVAQAGLLAGAATNFAANTLVIVTAPGNPKNIGSFADLTRPGLSVVVCQRPVPCGSATHRIEDAAGMQLHPVSEEPSVSDALNKVTTGQADAALVYVTDASNAGSKVTTVNFPEAAQAVNVYPIAVLKKSPQAELAGKFQAAVTGPAGREILDRAGFAKP; this is translated from the coding sequence AGCCTGACGGCGTGCAGTTCGGGGTCTCGGCAGGGTCAGGACTCCCGCGCGGTCGTGGTGTTCGCGGCCGCGTCACTGAAACAGGTCTTCACCTCGATCGGCGAGCAGTTCAAGTCTGACAACCCGGGTACGACGGTCACGTTCAATTTCGCGGGCTCGTCCGAGTTGGCGACGCAACTGATCCAGGGCGCCGCCGCAGATGTCTTCGCGTCGGCAGACACCGCGCAGATGGACCGGGTGGCGCAGGCGGGCTTGCTGGCCGGTGCCGCGACCAACTTCGCCGCCAACACCCTGGTGATCGTCACAGCGCCCGGCAACCCCAAGAACATCGGTTCCTTCGCCGACCTCACCCGGCCGGGGCTCAGCGTGGTGGTGTGCCAGCGACCGGTGCCGTGCGGTTCGGCCACCCACCGCATCGAGGACGCCGCCGGCATGCAATTGCACCCGGTCAGCGAAGAACCGAGCGTCAGCGATGCTCTCAACAAAGTGACCACGGGGCAGGCCGATGCCGCACTGGTATACGTCACCGACGCGTCGAATGCCGGAAGCAAGGTGACGACGGTCAACTTCCCGGAAGCCGCGCAGGCGGTGAACGTCTACCCGATTGCGGTGCTCAAGAAATCGCCGCAAGCCGAGCTGGCCGGGAAATTCCAGGCCGCGGTGACGGGTCCGGCCGGCCGAGAGATATTGGACCGGGCCGGCTTCGCCAAGCCCTGA
- a CDS encoding ABC transporter permease has product MPTPSHLPRWVYVPAAAGTLFVGLPLLAVAIKVDWPHFWSLISSESATTALLLSLKTAAASTLLCVLFGVPMALVLARSGLRLVRALRPVILLPLVLPPVVGGIALLYAFGRLGLIGRYLEAADISIAFTTTAVVLAQTFVSLPFLVISLEGAARSAGADYEVVAATLGARPTTIWWRVTLPLLLPGLASGAVLAFARSLGEFGATLTFAGSLQGVTRTLPLEIYLQRVGDPDAAVALSLLLVAVAAVVVLGLGARRLTGADVR; this is encoded by the coding sequence ATGCCCACGCCATCCCACCTGCCTCGCTGGGTCTACGTTCCAGCCGCAGCGGGGACGCTGTTTGTCGGACTGCCGCTACTGGCGGTCGCGATCAAGGTGGACTGGCCGCACTTCTGGTCACTGATCAGCAGCGAATCCGCCACCACGGCCTTGCTGCTGAGCCTGAAAACCGCCGCGGCCAGCACCCTGCTGTGCGTGCTGTTCGGGGTCCCGATGGCGCTGGTCCTGGCCCGTAGCGGGCTGCGCCTGGTCCGGGCGCTGCGGCCGGTGATCCTGCTGCCCCTGGTGCTGCCCCCGGTCGTCGGCGGCATCGCACTGCTCTATGCGTTCGGCCGGCTCGGCCTGATCGGGCGCTACCTCGAAGCGGCGGACATCAGCATCGCCTTCACTACCACGGCCGTCGTGCTGGCGCAGACGTTCGTCTCGCTGCCGTTTCTGGTGATCTCGCTGGAAGGCGCGGCGCGCAGCGCGGGAGCCGACTATGAAGTGGTGGCGGCCACGCTCGGGGCACGGCCGACCACGATCTGGTGGCGGGTCACCCTGCCCCTGCTGCTGCCCGGTCTGGCCTCCGGAGCGGTGCTGGCGTTTGCGCGGTCGCTGGGGGAGTTCGGCGCGACGCTGACGTTTGCCGGTTCGCTGCAGGGCGTGACCCGTACGCTGCCGCTGGAGATTTACCTGCAGCGCGTAGGGGACCCGGATGCGGCTGTGGCACTGTCGCTTCTGCTGGTGGCGGTCGCGGCGGTGGTGGTGCTGGGGCTGGGCGCGCGCCGGCTCACCGGGGCCGACGTGAGGTAG